A stretch of Arachis hypogaea cultivar Tifrunner chromosome 15, arahy.Tifrunner.gnm2.J5K5, whole genome shotgun sequence DNA encodes these proteins:
- the LOC112749349 gene encoding F-box/kelch-repeat protein At3g06240-like has product MANHSDQIPNDLALEILAKLPVKSLKRFNCVQKSWLNLLKNPDFKSMYYKNLKSKSAHSSPLLLWRECSKSTGNVYGNNVHLLSGKRYENIVTLAMPSLFEGYDDPGCVLDCVNGIICHYVEAGTNIEIGLWNPKTDERKIIPPSIIINDEPGFHGHVTVQGFGYDNVNDDYKVIHCAYYMYVYNGMFLEEPTLRIWQIYSLKNNCWKKLDLEMTKTTNINKASVVYLNGVCHWWGSEFVTNGFEEQVLVSFNLSTETFQTTSIVWLQINDAHPTRSLVVLNESVTLISSFDEDSRIEMSILGEVGVKESWVKLFTFTLGPFSDLRIPTVRMGNKCDVIFFIRNDSNELASFDVITGKVIHNINIKTLIFSTWIYKESLISFTKEIN; this is encoded by the coding sequence atggcAAACCACAGCGATCAGATTCCTAATGATCTTGCATTGGAAATTCTAGCAAAATTACCTGTTAAATCTTTGAAGCGATTTAATTGTGTGCAAAAGTCTTGGCTAAATTTACTTAAGAATCCTGATTTTAAGAGCATGTACTATAAGaatttaaaatctaaatctgCTCATTCATCGCCTCTGCTTCTATGGAGAGAGTGTTCCAAAAGCACTGGAAACGTTTATGGAAATAATGTACATTTGCTTTCTGGAAAGAGATATGAAAATATAGTTACATTAGCTATGCCAAGTCTGTTTGAGGGGTATGATGATCCTGGCTGTGTTCTAGACTGTGTTAATGGCATTATATGTCACTATGTAGAAGCTGGTACTAATATAGAAATAGGACTTTGGAACCCTAAAACCGACGAGCGTAAAATTATTCCTCCGAGTATTATTATTAATGATGAGCCCGGCTTTCATGGTCATGTAACAGTTCAGGGTTTTGGTTATGATAATGTGAATGATGACTATAAAGTGATTCATTGTGCATATTATATGTATGTTTATAATGGAATGTTCTTAGAAGAGCCTACTCTAAGAATTTGGCAAATTTATAGTCTAAAAAATAATTGTTGGAAGAAGCTTGATCTTGAAATGACTAAGACGACAAATATAAATAAAGCTTCTGTAGTGTACTTGAATGGAGTATGTCATTGGTGGGGTAGCGAGTTTGTCACTAATGGATTCGAAGAACAGGTACTTGTGTCATTTAATCTTAGCACCGAAACGTTTCAAACCACATCAATTGTTTGGCTGCAAATAAATGATGCTCACCCTACGAGATCTTTGGTAGTGCTCAACGAGTCTGTTACTCTGATTTCTTCTTTTGATGAGGATAGTCGCATTGAAATGTCCATTTTGGGTGAAGTTGGTGTGAAAGAATCTTGGGTGAAGCTTTTCACATTTACACTTGGACCTTTTTCCGATCTTCGTATACCAACCGTGAGAATGGGCAACAAATGTgatgtaatattttttatcagAAATGACAGCAATGAATTGGCTTCTTTTGATGTCATCACGGGCAAAGTAATTCACAATATTAATATCAAAACACTCATATTTAGTACATGGATTTATAAGGAAAGCCTCATCTCTTTCACGAAAGAAATTAATTGA